AGAAGGCCGGGCAGGGTAAGGTCTGAGGCGCGGGACATGGGATTCGATTCGCCCGTTCACTGGCTGATCGTCATCGCCGTCATCGCGCTCCTGTTCGGCGGGTCGCGCGTCGGCAACCTGATGGGCGAGCTCGGCAAGGGCATCAAGGCCTTCAAGCAGAACATGAGCGACGCCGATTCGGCGAAGCCCGCCCCGGCCGCGAAGTCCGAGCCTGACGTCCAGAACCGGATCGCCGACTCGTCCGCGCCGGCGGCCGAAAAGGCCCCCGAGCCGGCCGATACCGCGCGGCACTGACCGGAACCGCACAGGCATGACGGTGACCCTGGCCGCCGGGCCGGCCGAAGCCGGCGATGTCCTCGCGTCCCGCGCGCGTGAACTGGTCGCCATCGGGGCGCGGATGGATGCCAGGGGTTGGGTGCCCGCGTCCGCCGGCAATCTCTCGGCACGATGCACCGCCGACAGCATCGCGATCACCCGCAGTGGCGTTCACAAGGGACGACTCGAAGCCGCCGACATCATCGAGGTCCGGCTCGACGGCACGCCGCTTCGCGCCGGCGACCGGCCCAGCGCCGAAACCCTGCTGCATTGCCAGGTTTACGAGCGGCTCCCGGCGGTCGGGGCGGTGCTGCATGGCCATTCGGTCGCCGCAACCGCTCTCACCCTCGCGGACAATTCCCCAGGGATCGTTCTTGAAGGCTACGAGATCCTGAAGGCTTTCCCGGGCATTGCGACCCACGAGACCCGGATCGTCCTGCCGGTTTTCGATAACGACCAGGACATGCGTCGGCTTGCCGCGGCAATCGCGCCCGCCTTCGCGGCGCCGCCGATCGGGTATGTCCTGCGTGGCCACGGCATCTACGCCTGGGGCGAGGA
This genomic interval from Acidiphilium multivorum AIU301 contains the following:
- the tatA gene encoding twin-arginine translocase TatA/TatE family subunit, yielding MGFDSPVHWLIVIAVIALLFGGSRVGNLMGELGKGIKAFKQNMSDADSAKPAPAAKSEPDVQNRIADSSAPAAEKAPEPADTARH
- a CDS encoding methylthioribulose 1-phosphate dehydratase: MTVTLAAGPAEAGDVLASRARELVAIGARMDARGWVPASAGNLSARCTADSIAITRSGVHKGRLEAADIIEVRLDGTPLRAGDRPSAETLLHCQVYERLPAVGAVLHGHSVAATALTLADNSPGIVLEGYEILKAFPGIATHETRIVLPVFDNDQDMRRLAAAIAPAFAAPPIGYVLRGHGIYAWGEDVERCFWRLEALEFLLSCECERRRMR